The sequence below is a genomic window from Zygosaccharomyces rouxii strain CBS732 chromosome D complete sequence.
tattattttttttttctttctttcgTTCTTTCTTAAATCAATCTATCCTTACAACAAGACACactttctcttcttcttcttttcttgtggagctttttccttcttttgcTTACCATTTTGTTTACTTCTGCCCATCAAACTTGCTCTGGTAGCAGCTTCAAAAACCTCTCTGACACCGTAACCTGTCTTGGCAGAACATTCGTAATATCCGGTTGCACCGATTTGATCCGCCACGCTTTGACCCTCTGCTGAGGAGACTGGTTGTTGGCCTTCAGCTCTTAGAGCCTCCATGGTTTGTGGGTCGTTTCTTAAATCGACTTTGCAACCAACAAGGATAATTGGCACACCTTGGCAGAAATGTAGGACCTCTGCAATCCATTTCTCTTGGACGTTTTCTAAGGAATCTGGCAAATC
It includes:
- a CDS encoding Rho family protein (highly similar to uniprot|P06780 Saccharomyces cerevisiae YPR165W RHO1 GTP-binding protein of the rho subfamily of Ras-like proteins involved in establishment of cell polarity regulates protein kinase C (Pkc1p) and the cell wall synthesizing enzyme 1 3-beta-glucan synthase (Fks1p and Gsc2p)) — protein: MSQQVGNSIRRKLVIVGDGACGKTCLLIVFSKGQFPEVYVPTVFENYVADVEVDGRRVELALWDTAGQEDYDRLRPLSYPDSNVVLICFSIDLPDSLENVQEKWIAEVLHFCQGVPIILVGCKVDLRNDPQTMEALRAEGQQPVSSAEGQSVADQIGATGYYECSAKTGYGVREVFEAATRASLMGRSKQNGKQKKEKAPQEKKKKRKCVLL